CCGACCGCGATCGCGCCCTTGAATCCGAGACCGAACAGCCAGGCGAAGCTGACTACGCCGAGCACGCTGAAGGCGACCTGGGCGGCGCCGAGGCCAAACACCAGCCGCTTCATCGAGAACAGCTTGGGCAGCGAGAATTCGAGCCCGATCGAGAACATCAAGAAAACGATGCCGTACTCGGCAAAGTGACGCGCTTCGTCGGTGTCGGGAATGAAGGCCAGTGCGTGCGGCCCGGCCAGCGCCCCCACCAGCAGATAGCCCAGTATCGGCGGCAGGCCGATACTGCGGAAGAGGCCGACCACCAGCACCGAAGCGGTGAGCAGCAGAAGAACCAGCTCGAGGGCAGACATGGTGACGATGTGTTCGACCGTCCGCGCTTTCCGGGAGCGGCCGCCTGTCGGAGCAGGTTGTTATAATCCGCGCCGATCATAACCGATCGTTCCTGCGCCCGTAGTACGGGCGATTACACGCCTCCGCACACCCCGCCCCGCGCATGACACAGCCCGCCCCACCGAAGAACGAAGATATCCTGGCCTGCGCCCGCCGCGTGCTCGCCATCGAAGGCAGCGCGCTCGAAGCACTGTCGGCGCGCCTCGGCGACGAATTCGCTAGGGCGGTGCGCCTGATCCTCGACAGCCCGGGCCGCGTCATCGTCAGCGGCCTCGGCAAGTCCGGCCACATCGCGCGCAAGATCGCCGCCACCATGGCCAGTACCGGTACGCCGGCCTATTTCGTCCATGCGGCCGAAGCGCTGCATGGCGACCTCGGCATGATCCACCGCGACGACGTGCTGATCGCGCTGTCCAATTCCGGCGAAACCGCCGAATTGCTGGCCATCGTGCCGCTGGTGCGCCGTCAGGGCGGCCGCACGATCGCGATGACCGGCAAGGCGACATCGACGCTGGCCACGCTGGCCGACGTGCATCTGGACGCCGGGGTGGCGATCGAAGCCTGTCCGCTCAATCTCGCCCCGACCGCCAGCACCACCTGCGCGCTGGCGCTGGGCGACGCGCTGGCGGTCGCGCTGCTGGAGGCGCGCGGCTTCCGCGAAGACGACTTCGCGCGCAGCCACCCGGGTGGCGCGCTCGGCCGCCGCCTGCTTACCCATGTGCGCGACGTGATGCGCGCCCGCGACGCGGTGCCCAGCGTCGGTGTCGGCGCCACCGTCACCGAAGCGCTGCTGCAGGTGACCCGCGGCGGCATGGGCATGACCGTGGTGCTCGACGACGCCGGCGCCGTGGCCGGCGTGTTCACCGACGGTGACCTGCGTCGCGCCATCGACCGCCTGGGCGACGTGCGCACCGTGCCGGTGGCCGACGTGATGAGCCGCCACCCGCGCACCATTCCGGCTGGCCGGCTGGCGGCCGAAGCGGCCGACCTGATGGAGACGCAGCGCGTGAACCAGCTGCTGGTGCTCGACGAACACGGCGCGCTGGCCGGCGCGCTGACCATGCACGACCTGATGCAGGCCAAGGTGATATGAGCGAAACCTCCGTACTCGATGCCGCCCGCAACGTTCGCCTGATGGGCTTCGACGTCGACGGCGTGATGACCGACGGCACCATCTGGTTCGGCCCGGACGGCGATTCGCTGAAGGGCTTCAACACGCTGGACGGTCACGGCCTGAAGATGCTGGCCGGCGCCGGCGTCGAGGTGGTCATCATTTCCGGCCGTTCGTCGCCCGCGGTGCGTCACCGCGCCGCCAACCTCGGCATCACCACCGCGCTGCTCGGCGTCGAGAACAAGCGTGAGGCGATGCGCGAACTGGCGGCCGAACGCGGCATCGCGATGGAACACTGCGGCTATATGGGCGACGACATCGTCGACCTGCCGGTGCTGCGCGCCTGCGGCTTCTCGGCCGCACCGGCCAACGCCCACTTCTTCGTGCGCCAGCACGTCGCCTGGGTGGCTGAAGCCGACGGCGGCCGCGGCGCCGTGCGCGAAGTCTGCGAATACCTGCTCGACGCCCGCGGCGCGCTCGACGCGCTGCTGCAGGACTGCCTGCGTTGAACCTTCAGCGCAACGTCCAGCAGGCACTGCCGCTGCTGATCCTGATCCTGCTGGTCGGCCTGACCATGTGGCTGGAGCGCGCCACGCGCGTCGATGACCGCCCGTCCTCGGGCAAGCTCAGGCACGACCCGGACGTGATCGTCGACAACTTCACCGTGCGCCGCTTCGACCCGAGCGGCCAGGTGCAGCACACGCTGACCGCGCAGCAGCTGCGTCACTACCCGGACGACGACAGCACCGAACTGGACATGCCCCAGCTGCTCTACCGCGGCAAGCAGTCGCCGACCCATATCAGTGCCGACCGCGCGCAGTTGCTGAAGGATGGCAAGGAAGCCATCCTGCGCGACAATGTGCGCGTGCTGCGCGAAGCCAGTCCCGGCAATCCGGAGATGACGCTGGAGACCAGCGTGCTGAACGTCTACCCGGACGACGAGATTGCCCGTACCGACAAGCCGGTGAAGCTGACGCAGGGCAAATCGGTGGCACACGGTGTCGGCATGGTCGCCGACCGCGTCAAACAGACCTACATACTCGAATCGCGCGTCAAAGCCACCCTCGAAAGAACCCGCCGCCCATGACTCTGCGCCCTGCCCTCACCGGCCTGATCCTGCTCAACCTCGTGCTGGCCGCCGGCCTGAGCACGCCCGCCCGCGCCGAGCGCGCCGACCGCGACAAGCCGGTCAACCTCGAAGCGGACAAGGTGACGGTCGATGACCGCACCCGCACGCACACCTTCGAAGGCAATGTCGTGTTCACGCAGGGCACGCTGACCATCAAGGCCAACCGCGTCGTGGTGACCCAGGACGCCACCGGCTACCAGAAGGGTGTGGCCACTGGCGGCGAAGGCGGCCTCGCCCGCTTCCGCCAGAAGCGCGAGGGCCAGGACCTGTGGATGGAGGGCGAGGCGGAGCGCATCGAGCACGACGCCAAGACCGAAATCACCCGCTTCTTCGTGCGCGCCCACGTGAAGAGCGGCGGCGACGAAGTGCGCGGCCAGTACATCGAGTACAACTCGATCAGCGAGAACTACACGGTTACCAATTCGGGCGATGCCAAGTCGGTGCCGTCGGCCGGCGACCAGTCCAAGCGAGTGCGTGCCATCATCCAGCCGAAGTCGGCGCCGAAGGAGTGAGGCGCCGCCGGGTCATGAAAATCATGACCCGGTTTTCAGCGGCGGCTGGAGGTCGCACCTTCGCTTCCTGTCCATACTCTGATCCAGACACGGCAACCG
The window above is part of the Methyloversatilis discipulorum genome. Proteins encoded here:
- the lptC gene encoding LPS export ABC transporter periplasmic protein LptC; translation: MNLQRNVQQALPLLILILLVGLTMWLERATRVDDRPSSGKLRHDPDVIVDNFTVRRFDPSGQVQHTLTAQQLRHYPDDDSTELDMPQLLYRGKQSPTHISADRAQLLKDGKEAILRDNVRVLREASPGNPEMTLETSVLNVYPDDEIARTDKPVKLTQGKSVAHGVGMVADRVKQTYILESRVKATLERTRRP
- a CDS encoding KpsF/GutQ family sugar-phosphate isomerase; this encodes MTQPAPPKNEDILACARRVLAIEGSALEALSARLGDEFARAVRLILDSPGRVIVSGLGKSGHIARKIAATMASTGTPAYFVHAAEALHGDLGMIHRDDVLIALSNSGETAELLAIVPLVRRQGGRTIAMTGKATSTLATLADVHLDAGVAIEACPLNLAPTASTTCALALGDALAVALLEARGFREDDFARSHPGGALGRRLLTHVRDVMRARDAVPSVGVGATVTEALLQVTRGGMGMTVVLDDAGAVAGVFTDGDLRRAIDRLGDVRTVPVADVMSRHPRTIPAGRLAAEAADLMETQRVNQLLVLDEHGALAGALTMHDLMQAKVI
- the lptA gene encoding lipopolysaccharide transport periplasmic protein LptA produces the protein MTLRPALTGLILLNLVLAAGLSTPARAERADRDKPVNLEADKVTVDDRTRTHTFEGNVVFTQGTLTIKANRVVVTQDATGYQKGVATGGEGGLARFRQKREGQDLWMEGEAERIEHDAKTEITRFFVRAHVKSGGDEVRGQYIEYNSISENYTVTNSGDAKSVPSAGDQSKRVRAIIQPKSAPKE
- a CDS encoding KdsC family phosphatase codes for the protein MSETSVLDAARNVRLMGFDVDGVMTDGTIWFGPDGDSLKGFNTLDGHGLKMLAGAGVEVVIISGRSSPAVRHRAANLGITTALLGVENKREAMRELAAERGIAMEHCGYMGDDIVDLPVLRACGFSAAPANAHFFVRQHVAWVAEADGGRGAVREVCEYLLDARGALDALLQDCLR